From Senegalia massiliensis, a single genomic window includes:
- a CDS encoding B12-binding domain-containing radical SAM protein has product MKLLITTLNSKFVHSSLSIRYLKEYIKDLNINVDIEEYTINQNLNFIVSEIFKKNIDVLAFSTYIWGFKETITICEKLKIVKPDLKIILGGPEVSFDIKQLMNNNKFIDFIIYGEGEETFRELIINMIKNKKYDDLLGLAYRVGDNIKINASRPLINNLDKIPSPFISNMNSFKNKIIYYETSRGCPFNCKFCLSSTIKGVRFFSIDRVKKDLKFLIDSKVKQVKFVDRTFNADKKYSIEIMIYIMKNNPENINFHFEVTAHLLDREMIQFLKSVPEGMFQFEIGVQSTNKKTIEAIGRTTDFDKLSFVVKEINNYKNIHQHLDLIVGLPYENYNSFKNSFNDVYNLEPEKLQVGFLKLLKGSELRQKTREYGFKFHDSPPYEIMENKFISYDEILKLKIIEDLVDKYGNELNFKNSINYIIKNYFDNPFDFYEHFSRYWEERGYHTISHSLKKLYEILYEYFIFYFKKDNDIFNDILKYDYIFNNNKSMPNYIKFYDEYKIKKLRHDFLKKDDNLKKYLPSYIGLSAKKIIKDISIISFKFDIGSFLETFDKEDISYVKKVYLFEHKGKNNVFTKSKVYDITKEFLEEES; this is encoded by the coding sequence ATGAAATTATTAATTACAACACTTAATTCAAAGTTTGTACATTCATCTCTCTCTATAAGATATTTAAAAGAATATATAAAAGATTTAAATATTAATGTAGATATAGAAGAATATACAATAAACCAAAATTTAAATTTTATAGTATCAGAAATTTTCAAAAAAAATATAGATGTATTGGCATTTTCTACATATATATGGGGATTTAAAGAAACTATTACCATATGTGAAAAATTAAAAATTGTAAAACCAGATTTGAAAATTATACTTGGTGGTCCTGAAGTTTCTTTTGATATAAAACAATTAATGAATAATAATAAATTTATTGATTTTATAATTTATGGTGAAGGTGAAGAAACCTTTAGAGAGCTTATTATTAACATGATAAAAAATAAAAAGTATGATGATTTATTAGGTCTTGCATATAGAGTTGGAGATAATATAAAAATAAACGCTTCTAGGCCATTAATAAATAATTTAGATAAAATTCCTTCTCCATTTATAAGTAATATGAATTCCTTTAAAAATAAAATAATATATTATGAGACATCAAGAGGTTGTCCTTTTAATTGCAAATTTTGCTTATCTTCTACAATAAAAGGAGTAAGATTTTTTTCAATTGATAGAGTTAAAAAAGATTTAAAATTTCTTATAGATTCTAAAGTGAAACAAGTTAAATTTGTAGATAGAACATTTAATGCAGATAAAAAATATTCAATTGAAATAATGATTTATATAATGAAAAATAATCCTGAAAATATTAATTTTCATTTTGAAGTAACAGCTCATTTATTAGATAGGGAAATGATACAGTTTTTAAAAAGTGTACCTGAAGGTATGTTTCAATTTGAAATAGGGGTACAGTCAACAAACAAAAAAACTATAGAAGCTATAGGGAGAACTACTGACTTTGATAAACTTTCATTTGTAGTTAAAGAGATAAATAATTATAAAAATATTCATCAACATCTAGATCTAATAGTAGGTCTTCCATACGAAAATTATAATAGCTTTAAAAATTCATTTAATGATGTATATAATTTGGAGCCTGAAAAACTGCAAGTAGGTTTTTTGAAACTATTAAAAGGATCTGAATTAAGACAAAAAACAAGAGAATATGGTTTTAAGTTTCATGATTCACCACCTTATGAAATTATGGAAAATAAATTTATAAGTTATGATGAAATTTTAAAACTTAAGATCATTGAAGATTTAGTTGATAAATATGGAAATGAATTAAATTTTAAAAATAGTATAAATTATATAATTAAAAATTATTTTGACAATCCTTTTGATTTTTATGAACATTTTTCTCGCTACTGGGAAGAACGAGGATATCACACTATATCTCATAGTTTAAAGAAATTATATGAAATACTGTATGAATATTTTATATTTTACTTTAAAAAAGATAATGATATATTTAATGATATTTTAAAATATGATTATATCTTCAATAACAATAAATCAATGCCAAATTACATTAAATTCTATGATGAATATAAAATAAAAAAGCTTCGTCATGATTTTTTAAAGAAAGATGATAATTTGAAAAAATATTTGCCAAGTTATATAGGTTTATCTGCTAAGAAAATAATAAAAGACATTTCAATTATAAGTTTTAAATTTGATATTGGAAGCTTTTTAGAAACTTTTGACAAAGAAGATATATCATATGTAAAAAAAGTATATCTATTTGAACATAAGGGAAAAAATAATGTTTTTACCAAGTCAAAAGTCTATGATATTACAAAAGAATTTTTAGAAGAGGAGAGTTAA
- a CDS encoding amidase domain-containing protein, which yields MSILYKYDREKAKQYAKKWAFKRNPKYYNFEDLGGDCTNFISQVLYAGGCPMNYNRWTGWYYNNINDRAPAWTSANYLKKFLENNTGRGPVVEKSNIDKVEIGDIVQLNFDSDIVFEHSLVIVDIKSPRTLENIYISTHTYDRYNYSLANYFVKEINFFHVLGYKK from the coding sequence TTGAGTATATTATATAAATATGATAGAGAAAAAGCAAAACAATATGCTAAAAAGTGGGCTTTTAAAAGAAATCCTAAATATTATAATTTTGAAGATTTAGGAGGAGATTGTACTAATTTTATTTCACAAGTGCTATATGCAGGAGGATGTCCTATGAATTACAATAGATGGACTGGATGGTATTATAACAATATAAATGACAGAGCGCCTGCATGGACTTCTGCAAATTATTTGAAAAAATTTTTGGAAAATAATACTGGAAGAGGCCCAGTTGTAGAAAAAAGTAATATTGATAAAGTCGAAATAGGAGATATAGTACAACTTAATTTTGATTCAGATATAGTATTTGAACATTCTCTAGTTATAGTTGATATTAAAAGTCCAAGAACTTTAGAAAATATTTATATATCAACCCATACATATGATAGATATAATTATTCTTTAGCAAATTATTTCGTAAAAGAGATAAATTTTTTTCATGTTTTAGGATATAAAAAATAG